One genomic segment of Candidatus Thermoplasmatota archaeon includes these proteins:
- the mutS gene encoding DNA mismatch repair protein MutS codes for STLGELRSEMLLTLAKEMVDVGDVVGLIWKSIVDDPPVALKEGGLIRDGFDPALDQLRHDSKDGQQWIAGLEGSERKRTGVKNLKVGFNNVFGYYIEISKSNMKQVPPEYERKQTVANGERFVTPELKEKERVVLAAQERSNDLEYQAFMRVRDEVSKHGENIRGIARAMAAVDVLNSFAEVAVSSRFSRPEVNDTDTVIIKDGRHPVVERALRGSFVPNDAYLDTNLNRLVILTGPNMAGKSTYLRQIADIVIMAQAGSFVPASDAKIGLVDRVFTRVGAFDDLSRGQSTFMVEMTELANILNSATKRSLILLDEVGRGTSTYDGLAIAWAVSEYLYDHSKIGARSLFATHYHQLTELAESLEGVKNYAMAVKEQGSDVIFLRKVVPGKASKSYGIQVAKIAGVPPDVISRAEQVLSSIEQENVLEVKAGKKVHRQALLLTPEKESTVEEELKMINVSRMTPMEAYVTLNELKKKLGGSRAK; via the coding sequence GGAGCACCTTGGGCGAACTAAGGTCGGAGATGCTGCTCACGCTTGCCAAGGAGATGGTGGATGTCGGCGATGTCGTCGGCCTCATCTGGAAGTCGATCGTCGACGACCCTCCCGTCGCGCTCAAGGAAGGAGGTCTCATCAGGGACGGCTTCGACCCCGCCCTCGACCAGTTGAGGCACGACTCCAAGGACGGCCAGCAATGGATTGCCGGCCTCGAGGGGTCCGAGAGGAAGAGAACAGGCGTCAAGAACCTGAAGGTCGGATTCAACAACGTCTTCGGATACTACATCGAGATATCCAAATCCAATATGAAGCAGGTGCCGCCTGAATACGAGCGCAAGCAGACCGTCGCAAACGGCGAAAGGTTCGTCACCCCAGAGCTCAAGGAGAAGGAGAGGGTCGTCCTGGCCGCTCAAGAGCGCTCCAACGACCTTGAGTACCAGGCCTTCATGCGAGTGCGTGACGAAGTCTCCAAGCACGGTGAGAATATCAGAGGAATCGCCCGTGCAATGGCAGCGGTAGATGTCCTCAACTCTTTCGCTGAGGTCGCTGTGTCGTCGAGATTCTCGAGGCCAGAGGTGAACGACACTGATACTGTCATCATCAAAGATGGTAGACACCCAGTTGTCGAGAGGGCGCTCAGAGGGTCGTTCGTGCCCAACGATGCATATCTCGACACCAACCTCAACAGACTGGTGATCCTGACCGGGCCCAATATGGCCGGCAAATCCACGTATCTACGACAGATAGCGGACATCGTGATAATGGCGCAAGCTGGATCCTTCGTGCCCGCCTCAGATGCGAAGATCGGGCTTGTCGACAGAGTGTTCACCAGGGTCGGGGCTTTCGATGACCTCTCAAGAGGCCAGTCGACCTTCATGGTGGAAATGACGGAGCTGGCGAACATACTCAACAGCGCCACGAAGCGCAGTCTGATCCTTCTCGACGAGGTCGGAAGAGGAACCAGCACGTACGATGGTCTCGCGATCGCATGGGCCGTGTCCGAGTATTTGTACGATCACTCTAAGATCGGTGCGAGATCTCTGTTCGCGACGCACTATCATCAGCTTACTGAGCTAGCAGAGTCATTGGAGGGCGTCAAGAACTATGCCATGGCGGTCAAGGAGCAGGGCTCCGATGTCATCTTCCTGAGGAAGGTCGTTCCCGGGAAGGCAAGCAAGAGCTACGGCATCCAGGTGGCGAAGATCGCGGGAGTCCCACCAGATGTCATCTCGCGAGCCGAGCAGGTCCTCAGCAGCATCGAGCAGGAGAACGTGCTCGAGGTGAAGGCGGGCAAGAAGGTCCACAGGCAGGCGCTCCTGCTGACACCGGAGAAGGAATCCACCGTAGAGGAAGAGCTCAAGATGATCAATGTGTCGAGGATGACCCCTATGGAAGCCTACGTCACGCTCAACGAACTCAAGAAGAAGCTCGGGGGATCACGTGCCAAGTAG